From Triticum urartu cultivar G1812 chromosome 2, Tu2.1, whole genome shotgun sequence, a single genomic window includes:
- the LOC125533824 gene encoding xyloglucan galactosyltransferase XLT2-like, whose amino-acid sequence MAGMYRPEPPNPTARRQRLVSILLGAFFAFQLLLFVAFRSAPPSKLASTAAATSSSVPEPPSRGTEDSGCRGGLVYVYDLPAVFNEDLLAMCDTLMPMYSVCPYLTNDGLGFPAEGTSLSTILPAELLGSWHSSDQFALEHIVHRRLLSHRCRTTDPARAAAFFVPFYAGLAVGRHLWSANATDADRDRDCVALLSWLHAQPYYKRSNGWDHFLALGRITWDFRRSPSGGWGGSFLAMPGVANVTRLVIEREPWDAMDVGIPYPTGFHPRTAADARAWQQHVTSVPRPRLFAFAGAPRSAIKGDFRALLLSDCQAAGAACGALDCAEGKCIKDNALVLELFMGARFCVQPRGDSFTRRSLFDCMVAGAVPVLFWRRTAYLQYHWYLPTEDGQEGEWSVFIDRDELRAGNVTVRGVLAAIPEARVRQMRERVVEMIPRLVYSAADKDGLGGGMKDAMDVMIDGMLRRVAEQRRNWRRT is encoded by the coding sequence ATGGCCGGGATGTACCGTCCCGAGCCGCCGAACCCCACCGCGCGCCGCCAGCGCCTCGTATCAATCCTCCTCGGCGCCTTCTTCGCCTTCCAGCTCCTCCTCTTCGTCGCCTTCCGCTCCGCGCCGCCGTCCAAGCTTGCCTCCACCGCTGCCGCAACCTCCTCTTCCGTACCGGAGCCGCCCAGCCGCGGCACCGAGGACTCCGGGTGCCGGGGTGGGCTCGTGTACGTCTACGACCTCCCGGCCGTCTTCAACGAGGATCTGCTCGCCATGTGTGATACGCTGATGCCGATGTACTCGGTTTGCCCCTACCTCACCAACGACGGGCTCGGGTTTCCGGCGGAAGGGACCAGCTTGTCGACGATCCTGCCGGCCGAGCTTCTTGGGTCGTGGCACTCCTCCGACCAGTTCGCGCTCGAGCACATCGTCCACCGTCGCCTGCTCTCGCACCGGTGCCGCACCACCGACCCGGCGCGCGCCGCGGCGTTCTTCGTGCCGTTCTACGCGGGGCTGGCCGTCGGGCGCCACCTGTGGTCGGCGAACGCCACGGACGCCGACCGGGACAGGGACTGCGTCGCGCTGCTTTCGTGGCTTCACGCGCAGCCGTACTACAAGCGGTCCAATGGCTGGGACCACTTCCTCGCGCTGGGCCGCATTACCTGGGACTTCCGCCGCAGTCCGAGCGGCGGGTGGGGCGGCAGCTTCCTCGCCATGCCCGGGGTCGCCAACGTCACCCGCCTCGTCATCGAGCGCGAGCCATGGGACGCCATGGACGTCGGCATACCATACCCGACCGGATTCCACCCGCGCACCGCGGCCGACGCGCGCGCGTGGCAGCAGCACGTCACGTCAGTCCCGCGCCCCAGGCTGTTCGCCTTCGCCGGCGCGCCGCGGTCGGCCATCAAGGGCGACTTCCGCGCGTTGCTGCTCAGCGATTGCCAGGCCGCGGGGGCGGCGTGCGGCGCGCTGGACTGCGCCGAGGGCAAGTGCATCAAGGACAACGCGCTCGTCCTGGAGCTGTTCATGGGCGCGCGGTTCTGCGTGCAGCCGCGCGGGGACAGCTTCACGCGCCGCTCGCTGTTCGACTGCATGGTGGCCGGGGCCGTGCCGGTGCTGTTCTGGCGGCGGACCGCGTACCTTCAGTACCACTGGTACCTGCCGACCGAAGACGGCCAAGAAGGGGAGTGGTCCGTCTTCATCGATCGCGACGAGCTGCGCGCCGGCAACGTGACCGTGCGCGGCGTGCTGGCGGCCATCCCAGAGGCGCGGGTGCGGCAGATGAGGGAGCGCGTGGTGGAGATGATACCGCGGTTGGTCTACTCCGCCGCGGACAAGGATGGGCTCGGCGGCGGCATGAAGGACGCCATGGACGTCATGATCGACGGCATGCTGCGGCGGGTCGCGGAGCAGCGGCGGAATTGGAGGAGGACGTGA